A window of Synchiropus splendidus isolate RoL2022-P1 chromosome 9, RoL_Sspl_1.0, whole genome shotgun sequence contains these coding sequences:
- the ccar1 gene encoding cell division cycle and apoptosis regulator protein 1 isoform X2: MAQYGGQKNPPWATQFSATAVSQPSHSGPSLDLNSLHSLGVQQPSLLGASPSVYSQQTALAAASLSNQSAANYQLTQQTAALQQQAAAAAAAAALQQSQINSALQQYQQQQQQQQPQQPPQQPLYSVPHQLPQPQQALISQPPVAMATSLSLSNPQQTAQITVSYPTPRSSHQQQTQPQKQRVFTGVVNKLHDTFGFVDEDVFFQLSAVKGKTPQVGDRVLVEAVYNPNMPFKWNAQRIQTLPQLANQSHQQQAQPLPQASPQLGGLYNEPGMQLRYSDMHPPADNRQNSQPQPPNIMKPAPSILQSLPPPTTFSVPSQAPPPSLLQAQLSAASLAPLLQNPPQPLLAQPPPKDVFSGGLLAPPVRMIPQPQPVRRIEPPPRFPNRNDRGPELILRNKEDRSRDRDRERRRSRERSPTRKRSRDRSPRRDRSPRRPRRVVPRYTVQFSKFSLDGSSCDMMELRRRYQSLYIPSDFFNAVFSWVDVFPLARPFQFSNACNFHILHKEVDPLMKNTAVLDPPDANHTYSAKVMLLANPSLEELYHKSCALAEDPQEVRDAFQHPARLIKFLVGMRGKDEAMAIGGHWSPSLDGADPEKDVSVLIRTAIRCCKALTGIDLSLCTQWYRFAEIRYHRPEETHKGRTVPAHVETVVLFLPDVWHCLPTRSEWEVLSRRLREQLSEKLAAERKEADGEQDEEDKDDDETKDISTPTHWAKLDPKSMKVNDLRRELDCRSLSSKGLKSQLIARLTKQLKVEEQVEEAREPEKPDLKVPEEEELSRPEEDKEEEERRKQEELERQRRERRYVLPDEPTILVYPNWAAKNGKFDCSVMSLSVLLDYRLEDNKEHSFEVSLFAELFNEMLQRDFGFRIFKALAAIPTKEDKKDKEKKNKKETEKRDAEKRDFKKEKEDDGEEPMVKKYKDEDEEKRKSEEKVLKKEESRDEDDDDEGSTANAEEYDPMEAEDDDDDDDDKDDEDSLDRERRERKDDRKSSKERSSKDKEKKQMVTHNKDLLMAFVYFDQSHCGYLLERDLEEILYTLGLHLSRAQVKKLLNKPVVRETCFYRKLTDRDKDEAAASVNELQMESLLGNKAFLPVLKAEPQSSESSDLVMFNGAVVDVASMMQKLEKSEKARAEIEQKMMLQEAQMELEAKAKLQLEQSNKSLSSSLEEVSKSLVQTEQDLSTMEELKKLYQAQFRKTCRTLMDSVRGMLEVMKQDKDEEGFKEELLSDRLLSSMMSQTNGADEQSQD, translated from the exons ATGGCCCAGTATGGGGGACAGAAGAATCCACCATGGGCAACCCAGTTTTCTGCCACAGCAGTGTCCCAGCCGAGCCACTCAGGACCATCACTGGACCTCAATAGTTTGCACT CTCTTGGCGTACAACAACCCTCTCTCCTGGGGGCTTCGCCCTCAGTTTACTCCCAGCAGACCGCCTTGGCTGCTGCCTCTCTCAGCAACCAATCTGCTGCAAACTAtcagctgactcagcaaacTGCTGCATTGCAGCAgcaagctgcagcagctgctgctgccgctgctcttCAGCAG TCTCAGATCAATTCAGCGCTCCAGCAGtatcagcaacagcagcaacagcaacaacccCAGCAGCCTCCTCAGCAGCCGCTGTACAGTGTTCCTCATCAG CTTCCTCAGCCACAACAAGCACTAATTTCACAG CCTCCAGTTGCCATGGCCACCAGTCTCAGTCTGTCCAACCCTCAGCAGACAGCCCAGATAACCGTGTCCTACCCAACTCCGCGCTCAAGCCACCAGCAGCAGACTCAGCCGCAGAAGCAGCGAGTCTTCACTGGTGTCGTCAACAAACTGCATGACACTTTTGGCTtcgtagatgaagatgttttcTTTCAACTGAG TGCTGTGAAAGGGAAGACACCCCAGGTGGGTGACAGAGTCCTGGTGGAAGCTGTGTACAACCCCAACATGCCCTTTAAGTGGAACGCCCAGCGCATCCAGACATTACCTCAGCTCGCCAATCAATCA CATCAGCAGCAAGCTCAGCCATTACCTCAAGCTTCCCCACAACTTGGCGGTCTGTACAATGAGCCAGGGATGCAGCTGCGCTATTCTGACATGCATCCTCCTGCGGACAACAGACAAAAT AGTCAGCCCCAGCCTCCCAATATTATGAAGCCAGCTCCCAGCATCCTCcagtcacttcctcctccaacCACTTTCAGTGTTCCATCCCAGGCTCCCCCTCCCTCATTGCTCCAGGCCCAACTGTCTGCTGCCTCGCTTGCCCCTCTCCTCCAAAACCCCCCTCAGCCTCTGCTGGCCCAGCCTCCACCCAAAG ATGTGTTTTCTGGAGGTCTGCTTGCTCCTCCAGTCAGAATGATTCCACAGCCACAACCTGTAAGGCGGATTGAGCCTCCACCCCGATTCCCCAATCGTAATGATAGAGGTCCAGAGCTTATCCTCCGGAATAAAGAGGATCGCAG CCGTGACAGAGATCGTGAACGCAGACGGTCCAGAGAGCGCTCGCCGACACGCAAACGTTCCAGAGACCGCTCTCCAAGAAGAGATCGGTCCCCCCGTCGACCCCGCCGGGTTGTTCCTCGTTACACCGTCCAGTTTTCCAAGTTCAGTTTAGATGG TTCAAGCTGTGACATGATGGAGTTGAGGAGGCGCTACCAGAGCCTCTACATTCCCAGTGACTTCTTCAACGCCGTCTTCTCTTGGGTGGACGTGTTTCCTTTAGCAAGACCCTTCCAGTTCAGTAACGCCTGCAATTTTCACATTTTGCATAAAGAGGTGGATCCTCTAATGAAGAACACAGCCGTCCTGGACCCACCTGATGCCAACCACACCTACAGTGCCAAG GTGATGCTGCTGGCTAACCCCAGCTTAGAAGAGCTTTATCACAAGTCATGTGCTCTGGCTGAGGACCCTCAAGAAGTCAGAGATGCTTTTCAGCACCCTGCAAGACTGATAAAG TTTTTGGTGGGAATGAGAGGTAAAGATGAGGCCATGGCCATCGGTGGTCACTGGTCTCCCTCTCTGGATGGAGCTGACCCAGAGAAGGATGTGTCCGTCCTAATAAGGACAGCCATACGCTGTTGCAAGGCTCTCACAGGCATAGATCTTAGTCTGTGCACTCAGTG GTATCGTTTTGCAGAGATTCGCTATCATCGGCCGGAGGAGACACACAAGGGGCGGACAGTCCCCGCTCATGTGGAGACAGTGGTTTTGTTTCTTCCGGATGTTTGGCATTGTCTTCCTACCCGCTCAGAGTGGGAGGTGCTGTCACGGCGACTCCGGGAGCAGCTGTCTGAGAAGCTAGCAGCCGAGCGAAAGGAGGCAGATGGAGAACAG GACGAAGAGGACAAGGACGACGATGAGACGAAGGACATCAGCACCCCGACGCACTGGGCTAAGCTTGATCCGAAATCCATGAAG GTGAACGACCTGCGACGGGAACTGGACTGCCGCTCTCTCAGTTCAAAGGGTCTGAAGTCCCAGCTGATCGCTCGACTCACCAAGcagctgaaggtggaggagcaggtggaggaggcaaGAGAGCCAGAGAAGCCGGACCTGAAAGTAccagaggaagaagagctgtCTCGTCCTGAGGAAGACAAAGAG gaggaggagaggagaaagcaggaggagctggagcgccAGCGGAGAGAGAGGCGCTACGTCCTGCCCGATGAACCCACCATTCTTGTTTACCCCAACTGGGCAGCCAAGAACGGCAAGTTTGACTGCAGCGTGATGTCGCTGAGCGTGCTCCTGGACTACAGGCTGGAGGACAACAAGGAGCATTCATTTGAG GTGTCCCTGTTTGCTGAGCTTTTTAATGAGATGCTTCAGAGGGACTTTGGGTTCCGTATTTTTAAAGCCCTGGCTGCGATTCCTACCAAGGAGGACAAGAAggacaaagagaagaagaataagaaagagacagaaaaacGGGACGCGGAGAAGCGAGACTTCAAAAAGGAGAAGGAAGATGACGGCGAGGAGCCGATGGTGAAGAAATACAAAGACGAGGacgaggagaagaggaag TCTGAAGAAAAGGTCCTGAAAAAGGAGGAATCACGTGATGAAGACGACGACGATGAAGGCAGCACAGCAAACGCTGAGGAGTACGACCCGATGGAGGCTGAAGACGACGATGACGACGATGATG ACAAGGATGACGAGGATTCACTCGACAGAGAGCGGAGGGAGCGCAAGGATGACCGGAAGTCGTCCAAAGAGAGGTCTTCTAAGGATAAG gagaagaagcagatggTCACCCACAACAAGGATCTGCTGATGGCATTTGTTTACTTCGACCAAAGCCACTGTGGCTACCTGCTGGAGCGAGACCTGGAGGAGATCTTGTACACACTTGGGCTGCACCTTTCCCGCGCTCAG gtgaagaagctaCTGAACAAGCCGGTGGTGCGAGAGACCTGCTTTTACAGAAAGCTAACGGACAGAGACAAGGACGAGGCGGCGGCTTCTGTGAATGAATTACAAATGGAAAGTCTTCTTG GCAACAAAGCTTTTCTTCCTGTTCTGAAAGCCGAACCACAATCCAGTGAGTCCAGTGATCTGGTCATGTTCAACGGCGCCGTGGTGGACGTGGCTAGCATGAtgcagaagctggagaagagTGAGAAGGCCAGAGCAGAAATCGAGCAGAAGATGATGCTTCAGGAAGCCCAGATGG AGTTGGAAGCAAAAGCCAAGCTTCAGCTGGAACAGTCCAACAAGTCTCTGTCCTCGTCGTTGGAGGAGGTGAGCAAGAGTCTGGTCCAGACGGAGCAGGATCTGAgcaccatggaggagctgaagaagcttTACCAGGCTCAGTTCAGGAAGACCTGCCGCACCCTGATGGACTCGGTCAGAGGGATGCTGGAAGTGATGAAGCAG GACAAAGACGAAGAGGGCTTTAAAGAAGAGCTGCTCTCCGACCGACTCCTCTCCTCCATGATGTCGCAGACGAACGGAGCGGACGAACAAAGCCAAGACTGA
- the ccar1 gene encoding cell division cycle and apoptosis regulator protein 1 isoform X1, producing the protein MAQYGGQKNPPWATQFSATAVSQPSHSGPSLDLNSLHSLGVQQPSLLGASPSVYSQQTALAAASLSNQSAANYQLTQQTAALQQQAAAAAAAAALQQSQINSALQQYQQQQQQQQPQQPPQQPLYSVPHQLPQPQQALISQPPVAMATSLSLSNPQQTAQITVSYPTPRSSHQQQTQPQKQRVFTGVVNKLHDTFGFVDEDVFFQLSAVKGKTPQVGDRVLVEAVYNPNMPFKWNAQRIQTLPQLANQSHQQQAQPLPQASPQLGGLYNEPGMQLRYSDMHPPADNRQNSQPQPPNIMKPAPSILQSLPPPTTFSVPSQAPPPSLLQAQLSAASLAPLLQNPPQPLLAQPPPKDVFSGGLLAPPVRMIPQPQPVRRIEPPPRFPNRNDRGPELILRNKEDRSRDRDRERRRSRERSPTRKRSRDRSPRRDRSPRRPRRVVPRYTVQFSKFSLDGSSCDMMELRRRYQSLYIPSDFFNAVFSWVDVFPLARPFQFSNACNFHILHKEVDPLMKNTAVLDPPDANHTYSAKVMLLANPSLEELYHKSCALAEDPQEVRDAFQHPARLIKFLVGMRGKDEAMAIGGHWSPSLDGADPEKDVSVLIRTAIRCCKALTGIDLSLCTQWYRFAEIRYHRPEETHKGRTVPAHVETVVLFLPDVWHCLPTRSEWEVLSRRLREQLSEKLAAERKEADGEQDEEDKDDDETKDISTPTHWAKLDPKSMKVNDLRRELDCRSLSSKGLKSQLIARLTKQLKVEEQVEEAREPEKPDLKVPEEEELSRPEEDKEEEERRKQEELERQRRERRYVLPDEPTILVYPNWAAKNGKFDCSVMSLSVLLDYRLEDNKEHSFEVSLFAELFNEMLQRDFGFRIFKALAAIPTKEDKKDKEKKNKKETEKRDAEKRDFKKEKEDDGEEPMVKKYKDEDEEKRKQSEEKVLKKEESRDEDDDDEGSTANAEEYDPMEAEDDDDDDDDKDDEDSLDRERRERKDDRKSSKERSSKDKEKKQMVTHNKDLLMAFVYFDQSHCGYLLERDLEEILYTLGLHLSRAQVKKLLNKPVVRETCFYRKLTDRDKDEAAASVNELQMESLLGNKAFLPVLKAEPQSSESSDLVMFNGAVVDVASMMQKLEKSEKARAEIEQKMMLQEAQMELEAKAKLQLEQSNKSLSSSLEEVSKSLVQTEQDLSTMEELKKLYQAQFRKTCRTLMDSVRGMLEVMKQDKDEEGFKEELLSDRLLSSMMSQTNGADEQSQD; encoded by the exons ATGGCCCAGTATGGGGGACAGAAGAATCCACCATGGGCAACCCAGTTTTCTGCCACAGCAGTGTCCCAGCCGAGCCACTCAGGACCATCACTGGACCTCAATAGTTTGCACT CTCTTGGCGTACAACAACCCTCTCTCCTGGGGGCTTCGCCCTCAGTTTACTCCCAGCAGACCGCCTTGGCTGCTGCCTCTCTCAGCAACCAATCTGCTGCAAACTAtcagctgactcagcaaacTGCTGCATTGCAGCAgcaagctgcagcagctgctgctgccgctgctcttCAGCAG TCTCAGATCAATTCAGCGCTCCAGCAGtatcagcaacagcagcaacagcaacaacccCAGCAGCCTCCTCAGCAGCCGCTGTACAGTGTTCCTCATCAG CTTCCTCAGCCACAACAAGCACTAATTTCACAG CCTCCAGTTGCCATGGCCACCAGTCTCAGTCTGTCCAACCCTCAGCAGACAGCCCAGATAACCGTGTCCTACCCAACTCCGCGCTCAAGCCACCAGCAGCAGACTCAGCCGCAGAAGCAGCGAGTCTTCACTGGTGTCGTCAACAAACTGCATGACACTTTTGGCTtcgtagatgaagatgttttcTTTCAACTGAG TGCTGTGAAAGGGAAGACACCCCAGGTGGGTGACAGAGTCCTGGTGGAAGCTGTGTACAACCCCAACATGCCCTTTAAGTGGAACGCCCAGCGCATCCAGACATTACCTCAGCTCGCCAATCAATCA CATCAGCAGCAAGCTCAGCCATTACCTCAAGCTTCCCCACAACTTGGCGGTCTGTACAATGAGCCAGGGATGCAGCTGCGCTATTCTGACATGCATCCTCCTGCGGACAACAGACAAAAT AGTCAGCCCCAGCCTCCCAATATTATGAAGCCAGCTCCCAGCATCCTCcagtcacttcctcctccaacCACTTTCAGTGTTCCATCCCAGGCTCCCCCTCCCTCATTGCTCCAGGCCCAACTGTCTGCTGCCTCGCTTGCCCCTCTCCTCCAAAACCCCCCTCAGCCTCTGCTGGCCCAGCCTCCACCCAAAG ATGTGTTTTCTGGAGGTCTGCTTGCTCCTCCAGTCAGAATGATTCCACAGCCACAACCTGTAAGGCGGATTGAGCCTCCACCCCGATTCCCCAATCGTAATGATAGAGGTCCAGAGCTTATCCTCCGGAATAAAGAGGATCGCAG CCGTGACAGAGATCGTGAACGCAGACGGTCCAGAGAGCGCTCGCCGACACGCAAACGTTCCAGAGACCGCTCTCCAAGAAGAGATCGGTCCCCCCGTCGACCCCGCCGGGTTGTTCCTCGTTACACCGTCCAGTTTTCCAAGTTCAGTTTAGATGG TTCAAGCTGTGACATGATGGAGTTGAGGAGGCGCTACCAGAGCCTCTACATTCCCAGTGACTTCTTCAACGCCGTCTTCTCTTGGGTGGACGTGTTTCCTTTAGCAAGACCCTTCCAGTTCAGTAACGCCTGCAATTTTCACATTTTGCATAAAGAGGTGGATCCTCTAATGAAGAACACAGCCGTCCTGGACCCACCTGATGCCAACCACACCTACAGTGCCAAG GTGATGCTGCTGGCTAACCCCAGCTTAGAAGAGCTTTATCACAAGTCATGTGCTCTGGCTGAGGACCCTCAAGAAGTCAGAGATGCTTTTCAGCACCCTGCAAGACTGATAAAG TTTTTGGTGGGAATGAGAGGTAAAGATGAGGCCATGGCCATCGGTGGTCACTGGTCTCCCTCTCTGGATGGAGCTGACCCAGAGAAGGATGTGTCCGTCCTAATAAGGACAGCCATACGCTGTTGCAAGGCTCTCACAGGCATAGATCTTAGTCTGTGCACTCAGTG GTATCGTTTTGCAGAGATTCGCTATCATCGGCCGGAGGAGACACACAAGGGGCGGACAGTCCCCGCTCATGTGGAGACAGTGGTTTTGTTTCTTCCGGATGTTTGGCATTGTCTTCCTACCCGCTCAGAGTGGGAGGTGCTGTCACGGCGACTCCGGGAGCAGCTGTCTGAGAAGCTAGCAGCCGAGCGAAAGGAGGCAGATGGAGAACAG GACGAAGAGGACAAGGACGACGATGAGACGAAGGACATCAGCACCCCGACGCACTGGGCTAAGCTTGATCCGAAATCCATGAAG GTGAACGACCTGCGACGGGAACTGGACTGCCGCTCTCTCAGTTCAAAGGGTCTGAAGTCCCAGCTGATCGCTCGACTCACCAAGcagctgaaggtggaggagcaggtggaggaggcaaGAGAGCCAGAGAAGCCGGACCTGAAAGTAccagaggaagaagagctgtCTCGTCCTGAGGAAGACAAAGAG gaggaggagaggagaaagcaggaggagctggagcgccAGCGGAGAGAGAGGCGCTACGTCCTGCCCGATGAACCCACCATTCTTGTTTACCCCAACTGGGCAGCCAAGAACGGCAAGTTTGACTGCAGCGTGATGTCGCTGAGCGTGCTCCTGGACTACAGGCTGGAGGACAACAAGGAGCATTCATTTGAG GTGTCCCTGTTTGCTGAGCTTTTTAATGAGATGCTTCAGAGGGACTTTGGGTTCCGTATTTTTAAAGCCCTGGCTGCGATTCCTACCAAGGAGGACAAGAAggacaaagagaagaagaataagaaagagacagaaaaacGGGACGCGGAGAAGCGAGACTTCAAAAAGGAGAAGGAAGATGACGGCGAGGAGCCGATGGTGAAGAAATACAAAGACGAGGacgaggagaagaggaag CAGTCTGAAGAAAAGGTCCTGAAAAAGGAGGAATCACGTGATGAAGACGACGACGATGAAGGCAGCACAGCAAACGCTGAGGAGTACGACCCGATGGAGGCTGAAGACGACGATGACGACGATGATG ACAAGGATGACGAGGATTCACTCGACAGAGAGCGGAGGGAGCGCAAGGATGACCGGAAGTCGTCCAAAGAGAGGTCTTCTAAGGATAAG gagaagaagcagatggTCACCCACAACAAGGATCTGCTGATGGCATTTGTTTACTTCGACCAAAGCCACTGTGGCTACCTGCTGGAGCGAGACCTGGAGGAGATCTTGTACACACTTGGGCTGCACCTTTCCCGCGCTCAG gtgaagaagctaCTGAACAAGCCGGTGGTGCGAGAGACCTGCTTTTACAGAAAGCTAACGGACAGAGACAAGGACGAGGCGGCGGCTTCTGTGAATGAATTACAAATGGAAAGTCTTCTTG GCAACAAAGCTTTTCTTCCTGTTCTGAAAGCCGAACCACAATCCAGTGAGTCCAGTGATCTGGTCATGTTCAACGGCGCCGTGGTGGACGTGGCTAGCATGAtgcagaagctggagaagagTGAGAAGGCCAGAGCAGAAATCGAGCAGAAGATGATGCTTCAGGAAGCCCAGATGG AGTTGGAAGCAAAAGCCAAGCTTCAGCTGGAACAGTCCAACAAGTCTCTGTCCTCGTCGTTGGAGGAGGTGAGCAAGAGTCTGGTCCAGACGGAGCAGGATCTGAgcaccatggaggagctgaagaagcttTACCAGGCTCAGTTCAGGAAGACCTGCCGCACCCTGATGGACTCGGTCAGAGGGATGCTGGAAGTGATGAAGCAG GACAAAGACGAAGAGGGCTTTAAAGAAGAGCTGCTCTCCGACCGACTCCTCTCCTCCATGATGTCGCAGACGAACGGAGCGGACGAACAAAGCCAAGACTGA
- the zgc:110319 gene encoding NFU1 iron-sulfur cluster scaffold homolog, mitochondrial gives MATRMRWGLQQLFRTTITPSFRFVNNGSSFHKRCWTVQRPQFGTNIPARHLSIETQDTPNPRSLKFLPGKPVLGSGTLDFPSESSTECSQLARNLFEIEGVQRVFFGPDFITVTKIDEDLEWTDIKRHALDTIAKFFESGDPVTTGTVNNESSLSEDDDEIVLMIKDLLDNRIRPTVQEDGGDVIFKGFENGTVKLKLVGSCTGCPSSTVTLKNGIQNMLQFYIPEVTNVEQIEDEVDEVNTKVFLEVERKLQDQ, from the exons atggcgACGCGCATGAGATGGGGTCTGCAACAACTGTTCCGGACAACTATAACACCAAGCTTCAG ATTTGTAAATAATGGGAGCTCCTTCCACAAACGTTGCTGGACCGTCCAAAGACCCCAGTTCGGAACCAACATCCCAG CCAGGCATCTGTCGATTGAGACGCAAGACACACCAAATCCAAGAAGTTTGAAGTTCCTTCCTGGAAAACCTGTTCTGGGCAGCGGAACGCTTGATTTTCCTTCTGAGAGCAGCACGGAATGCTCACAACTAGCAAG AAATCTTTTTGAAATCGAGGGAGTGCAAAGAGTGTTTTTTGGCCCTGACTTCATTACGGTCACAAAA ATCGATGAAGATTTGGAGTGGACAGACATCAAACGTCATGCTTTGGACACGATTGCAAAATTCTTTGAAAGTGGTGACCCAGTAACGACTGGAACAGTGAACAATGAAAGCA GCCTTTccgaagatgatgatgaaattgTGTTAATGATAAAGGACCTTCTTGACAACCGAATCAG ACCAACCGTTCAGGAAGATGGAGGTGATGTGATTTTTAAAGGTTTCGAAAATGGCactgtgaaactgaaactgGTTGGTTCCTGCACCGGGTGCCCAAGTTCTACTGTGACCCTGAAGAATGGTATTCAGAACATGTTGCAGTTTTATATCCCAGAAGTGACCAACGTGGAGCAG ATAGAAGATGAGGTGGATGAAGTCAATACAAAGGTTTTCTTGGAAGTAGAGCGCAAATTACAAGACCAATGA
- the si:dkey-228d14.5 gene encoding transmembrane protein 150A, whose translation MLLWIIFPISLSLLSFIGTWTVYGLAYYHNHVCSLSDWSGENYCKGNQTTDCCYVPTISSSGTNAPENSLFTATINAGSFLFLLFCVFHHAHIMEKHACHSMLSRIALVFGVVAALGSFAAGNCNPGYLALLHYFGAAISFMCICFYTVLLTWLTGKCVLSGYERILYPLRIVSTIIQIIVTICYTILFALDEYFYVHISAIFEWMLAVNLELFELSYVVEFCFFSSFMISNLLGKRDEEKPLMLRLS comes from the exons ATGCTGCTCTGGATTATCTTTCCCATCTCGCTGTCACTGCTGTCCTTCATTGGTACATGGACTGT ATATGGCCTGGCATACTACCACAACCATGTCTGTTCCCTCAGCGACTG GAGTGGTGAGAACTACTGCAAAGGCAACCAGACGACAGACTGCTGCTATGTTCCCACCATCAG CTCAAGCGGAACCAACGCTCCGGAGAACTCTCTGTTTACCGCCACCATCAACGCGGGATCGTTTCTCT TTCTGCTCTTCTGTGTGTTTCATCATGCTCACATCATGGAGAAACACGCCTGTCACTCCATGCTAAGCAGGATCGCCTTGGTTTTTGGCGTTGTAGCAGCCTTGGGGTCATTTGCCGCCGGAAACTGCAAT CCAGGTTACCTGGCGCTGCTGCACTATTTTGGGGCGGCCATCAGCTTCATGTGCATCTGCTTCTACACGGTGCTGCTCACGTGGCTGACCGGGAAGTGTGTTCTGTCTGGATATGAAAGGATCCTCTACCCTCTCCGCATCGTCTCCACCATCATCCAAATCATCGTCACCATCTGCT ACACGATCCTGTTCGCCCTGGACGAGTACTTTTACGTCCACATCTCCGCCATATTCGAGTGGATGCTGGCGGTCAACCTGGAGCTGTTCGAACTGAGCTACGTGGTGGAGTTTTGCTTCTTCTCGTCCTTCATGATCTCCAACCTCCTGGGCAAACGTGACGAGGAGAAGCCGCTGATGCTGAGGCTGTCCTGA
- the eif4e1c gene encoding eukaryotic translation initiation factor 4E family member 1c, whose translation MATSEPKAPVAEDQQPQLVNPEQYIKHPLQNRWALWYFKNDKSKGWTENLRLISKFDTVEDFWALYNHIQQPSRLGFGCDYSLFKDGIKPMWEDDRNKLGGRWLMTLTKQQRHNDLDRYWMETLLCLVGDSFDEASEDVCGAVVNVRPKGDKISIWTSNCQNRDAILTIGQVYKERLNIPIKAMLGYQSHDDTSSKSGSTTKNMYSV comes from the exons ATGGCGACATCGGAGCCG aAAGCACCAGTAGCTGAAGATCAACAACCTCAACTTGTGAATCCTGAACAGTATATCAAACACCCCTTGCAAAACAG GTGGGCTCTTTGGTATTTTAAAAACGACAAAAGTAAAGGCTGGACGGAGAACCTGCGCCTCATTTCCAAGTTTGATACGGTGGAGGACTTTTGGGC ATTATACAACCACATACAGCAGCCGAGCAGACTTGGATTCGGGTGTGATTACAGCTTATTTAAG gATGGAATCAAGCCAATGTGGGAAGACGACAGGAACAAGTTGGGCGGTCGATGGCTGATGACCCTCACCAAACAGCAGAGACATAATGACCTTGACCGCTACTGGATGGAGACG ctCTTGTGTTTAGTGGGTGACTCCTTTGATGAGGCCAGCGAAGACGTGTGCGGCGCTGTGGTCAACGTCAGACCCAAGGGGGACAAGATCTCCATCTGGACAAGCAACTGCCAAAATAGGGACGCCATCCTCACGATAGG aCAAGTCTACAAAGAGCGCCTGAACATCCCCATCAAAGCTATGCTCGGCTACCAGTCCCATGACGACACGTCCAGCAAGAGTGGCTCCACCACCAAGAATATGTATtctgtgtaa